The following proteins come from a genomic window of Actinacidiphila yeochonensis CN732:
- a CDS encoding endonuclease/exonuclease/phosphatase family protein, with protein MTAADLPASTTEPDGAAVVRVLSYNVRSLRDDTAALARVVRACAPDLVLVQEAPRFFRWRKAAARLAEATGLYYVTGGAPAAGPLILASLRVKVERAEDVLLPSTPGLHRRGFATAVVRVGGARLSVLSTHLSLQAEERARHAQALVRQAAALGAEHTVLGGDLNEPPGGPVFGRLAEGFQDCWATAPWGGEATSPARAPRQRIDAVFASHGVEVLGCGVPQGLPGVSRADLAAATDHLPVLAALRVPTLG; from the coding sequence GTGACCGCGGCGGATCTGCCGGCCTCCACGACCGAACCGGACGGCGCAGCCGTCGTCCGCGTGCTCAGCTACAACGTCCGCTCGCTGCGGGACGACACCGCGGCGCTCGCGCGGGTGGTGCGCGCGTGCGCGCCCGACCTGGTGCTGGTCCAGGAGGCGCCGAGGTTCTTCCGCTGGCGCAAGGCCGCCGCCCGGCTCGCCGAGGCGACCGGCCTGTACTACGTCACCGGCGGGGCGCCCGCCGCCGGGCCGCTGATCCTCGCGTCGCTGCGGGTGAAGGTGGAGCGTGCCGAGGACGTGCTGCTGCCGAGCACCCCCGGGCTCCACCGGCGGGGCTTCGCGACCGCGGTGGTGCGGGTCGGCGGGGCTCGGCTGTCGGTGCTGAGCACACACCTCAGCCTCCAGGCGGAGGAGCGCGCCCGGCATGCCCAGGCGCTGGTGCGGCAGGCGGCGGCACTCGGCGCGGAGCACACCGTGCTCGGCGGCGACCTCAACGAGCCGCCCGGGGGGCCGGTGTTCGGCCGCCTCGCCGAGGGGTTCCAGGACTGCTGGGCCACGGCGCCGTGGGGTGGCGAGGCCACCTCTCCCGCGCGGGCGCCGCGGCAGCGGATCGACGCGGTGTTCGCCTCCCACGGGGTCGAGGTGCTGGGGTGCGGAGTCCCGCAGGGCCTGCCCGGGGTCTCCCGCGCCGACCTCGCCGCCGCGACGGACCACCTCCCGGTGCTGGCGGCCCTCCGGGTCCCGACCCTGGGCTGA
- the macS gene encoding MacS family sensor histidine kinase, giving the protein MSVEQPLWRALLAYRVLTCGYAVAIFVHAYGELRRPVPGAVFMALLVVWTLTTLGRVSCAERCTPVFLAVDLAIAVGGVLLTAVVDAPARIASGAFTLPSIWTAGPVLAFAIKGGWRWAALAASVVAAADIGERGTPSRETLHNLVLVWISAIGIGYVVEVARASERTLARALQIEAATAERERLARDIHDGVLQVLAMVQRRGDRAGGEAAELGRLAGEQEAALRSLVSGAPPPPPAEAGPVGPRDLRGLLAPHASARVTVSAPGTPVLLDPAVAAEVAAAVAAALDNVRRHAGERARAWILVEDEPDAVLVTVRDDGPGIPEGRLAAAEQEGRLGVAQSIRGRLRDLGGSAELLSVPGQGTEVELRVPRAG; this is encoded by the coding sequence ATGTCCGTCGAGCAGCCGCTGTGGCGCGCCCTGCTCGCCTACCGGGTGCTGACCTGCGGATACGCGGTGGCCATCTTCGTACACGCGTACGGCGAGCTGCGCCGTCCGGTGCCCGGCGCCGTCTTCATGGCGCTGCTGGTGGTGTGGACGCTGACCACCCTCGGCCGGGTGAGCTGCGCCGAACGGTGCACCCCGGTGTTCCTGGCCGTCGATCTGGCCATCGCCGTCGGCGGGGTACTGCTGACCGCCGTGGTGGACGCGCCCGCCCGGATCGCCTCCGGCGCCTTCACGCTGCCGTCGATATGGACCGCCGGGCCGGTGCTGGCCTTCGCGATCAAGGGCGGCTGGCGGTGGGCGGCGCTGGCCGCGTCGGTGGTGGCCGCGGCCGACATCGGTGAGCGCGGCACGCCCAGCCGCGAGACCCTGCACAACCTGGTCCTGGTGTGGATCTCCGCCATCGGCATCGGCTACGTGGTGGAGGTGGCCCGGGCCAGTGAGCGGACCCTCGCGCGGGCGCTCCAGATCGAGGCGGCCACCGCGGAGCGGGAACGGCTGGCCCGCGACATCCACGACGGGGTGCTCCAGGTGCTGGCGATGGTGCAGCGGCGCGGCGACCGGGCCGGCGGCGAGGCCGCGGAGCTGGGCCGGCTGGCCGGCGAGCAGGAGGCCGCGCTGCGCTCGCTGGTCTCCGGCGCGCCGCCGCCCCCGCCGGCCGAGGCCGGCCCCGTCGGGCCGCGGGACCTGCGCGGGCTGCTGGCCCCGCACGCCTCCGCCCGGGTGACCGTCTCGGCGCCCGGCACCCCGGTGCTGCTCGACCCGGCCGTCGCGGCGGAGGTGGCCGCGGCGGTGGCCGCCGCCCTGGACAACGTGCGGCGGCACGCGGGAGAGCGGGCGCGGGCCTGGATACTCGTCGAGGACGAGCCGGACGCGGTGCTGGTCACCGTCCGGGACGACGGGCCGGGCATCCCCGAGGGACGGCTGGCCGCGGCCGAACAGGAGGGACGGCTGGGCGTGGCGCAGTCGATCCGCGGCCGGCTGCGCGACCTCGGCGGCAG
- a CDS encoding alpha/beta hydrolase produces the protein MPLMPGAEPYRHDGGATGVLLCHGFTGSPQSLRPWAEYLAGRGLTVSLPLLPGHGTRWQDMRPTGWPDWYAEVDREFRALSKRCDQVFVFGLSMGGTLALRLAQKHGAAVRGLVLVNPSVKADSWQLKAVPLVRHLVPSVPGIVRDIAREGGTEVGYERAPLDAVHSLRGLWQVVRRGLPQVTQPLLLLRSRVDHVVHPSNGELLLSRVSSTDVAEVVLERSYHVATLDHDAELVFEKSHAFVRRLSAPAEEGGARG, from the coding sequence GTGCCGCTCATGCCCGGAGCCGAACCGTACCGCCATGACGGCGGTGCGACCGGGGTGCTGCTCTGCCACGGGTTCACCGGTTCGCCGCAGAGCCTGCGCCCCTGGGCGGAGTACCTGGCCGGACGCGGGCTGACGGTCTCGCTGCCGCTGCTGCCCGGGCACGGCACCCGCTGGCAGGACATGCGGCCCACCGGGTGGCCCGACTGGTACGCCGAGGTTGACCGCGAGTTCCGCGCGCTGTCGAAACGCTGCGATCAGGTGTTCGTCTTCGGCCTCTCGATGGGCGGCACCCTCGCGCTGCGGCTGGCGCAGAAGCACGGCGCGGCGGTGCGCGGTCTGGTGCTGGTCAACCCGTCGGTGAAGGCGGACAGCTGGCAGCTGAAGGCGGTGCCCCTGGTGCGCCACCTCGTCCCGTCGGTGCCCGGCATCGTCAGGGACATCGCCCGCGAGGGCGGCACCGAGGTCGGCTACGAGCGCGCGCCGCTGGACGCGGTGCACTCGCTGAGAGGGCTGTGGCAGGTCGTCCGGCGCGGCCTGCCACAGGTCACCCAGCCGCTGCTGCTCCTGCGCAGCCGGGTGGACCACGTGGTGCACCCGTCCAACGGCGAGCTGCTGCTCTCCCGGGTGTCGTCGACGGACGTCGCCGAGGTGGTGCTGGAGCGCAGCTACCACGTGGCGACGCTGGACCACGACGCCGAACTGGTCTTCGAGAAGTCCCACGCGTTCGTGCGGCGGCTGTCCGCACCGGCTGAGGAAGGGGGTGCGCGTGGCTGA
- a CDS encoding AMP-dependent synthetase/ligase, with the protein MREFSLPALYEVPADGNLTDLVRRNAAQHPDAAVLGRKDAAGRWADVTAERFLAEVRTTARGLIASGVEPGDRVAVMSRTRYEWTLLDFAIWYAGAVTVPVYETSSAEQVEWVLGDSGAVAAVVETASHEAAVEAVRERLPRLKQVWRIEAGAVALLAEAGTDVSDAVVDERAALANADSPATIVYTSGTTGRPKGCVLTHRSFFAECGNAVERLGPLFRTGRSSVLLFLPLAHVFGRLVEVACVMAPVRLGHVSDITTLTDDLQSFRPTLVLGVPRVFEKVYNTARATAQAQGRGRIFDRAAATAIAYSQAQDSPGGPSLRLRLTHRLFDRLVYRRLRAVLGGRATHAISGGAPLGARLGHFYRGIGFTVLEGYGLTESCGATTFNPWDRTKVGTVGQPLPGSTVRIADDGEVLLFGEHLFTGYWNNEAATAEALGDGWFHTGDLGTLDNDGYLSITGRKKEIIVTAAGKNVAPAVIEDRIRADALVAECMVVGDGRPFVGALITLDEEFLPRWAERHGKAGRSAAELAGDPDLLAAVQRAVDGGNAAVSRAESVRAFRILPGQFTEESGHVTPSLKLKRAAVARDFAKDIEAIYTR; encoded by the coding sequence TTGCGTGAGTTCAGCCTTCCTGCCCTGTACGAGGTCCCCGCGGACGGCAACCTCACGGATCTGGTCCGGCGCAACGCCGCCCAGCATCCGGACGCGGCGGTCCTGGGCCGCAAGGACGCGGCGGGCCGGTGGGCGGACGTCACGGCGGAGCGGTTCCTGGCCGAGGTGCGGACCACGGCCAGGGGGCTGATCGCCTCGGGTGTGGAGCCCGGCGACCGGGTCGCGGTGATGTCCCGCACCCGGTACGAGTGGACGCTGCTGGACTTCGCGATCTGGTACGCCGGAGCGGTGACCGTCCCCGTGTACGAGACGTCCTCGGCGGAGCAGGTGGAGTGGGTGCTGGGCGACTCCGGCGCGGTCGCGGCCGTGGTGGAGACCGCGTCCCACGAGGCCGCCGTCGAGGCGGTCCGGGAGCGGCTGCCGCGTCTGAAGCAGGTGTGGCGGATCGAGGCGGGCGCGGTGGCGCTGCTGGCCGAGGCCGGCACGGACGTCTCGGACGCGGTGGTGGACGAGCGGGCCGCCCTGGCCAACGCCGACAGCCCGGCGACGATCGTCTACACCTCCGGCACCACGGGCCGCCCCAAGGGCTGCGTGCTCACCCACCGCAGCTTCTTCGCGGAGTGCGGCAACGCGGTGGAGCGGCTCGGGCCGCTCTTCCGGACCGGCCGCTCCTCGGTGCTGCTCTTCCTGCCGCTGGCGCACGTCTTCGGGCGGCTGGTGGAGGTGGCGTGTGTGATGGCGCCGGTCCGGCTCGGCCACGTCTCCGACATCACGACCCTCACCGACGACCTCCAGAGCTTCCGGCCCACGCTGGTCCTGGGCGTGCCGCGGGTCTTCGAGAAGGTCTACAACACCGCCCGGGCCACCGCGCAGGCGCAGGGCAGGGGCCGGATCTTCGACCGGGCGGCGGCCACCGCCATCGCCTACAGCCAGGCACAGGACTCCCCCGGCGGGCCGTCGCTGCGGCTGCGCCTGACCCACCGGCTCTTCGACCGGCTGGTCTACCGGCGGCTGCGGGCGGTGCTGGGCGGCCGGGCCACGCACGCGATCTCCGGCGGGGCGCCGCTGGGGGCACGGCTGGGCCACTTCTACCGGGGGATCGGGTTCACCGTCCTGGAGGGGTACGGCCTGACCGAGTCGTGCGGAGCGACCACCTTCAACCCGTGGGACCGCACGAAGGTCGGCACGGTGGGGCAGCCGCTGCCCGGCTCCACGGTGCGGATCGCCGACGACGGCGAGGTGCTGCTCTTCGGCGAGCACCTGTTCACCGGCTACTGGAACAACGAGGCCGCCACCGCCGAGGCGCTGGGCGACGGCTGGTTCCACACCGGCGACCTGGGCACCCTCGACAACGACGGGTACCTGTCGATCACCGGCCGGAAGAAGGAGATCATCGTCACCGCCGCCGGCAAGAACGTGGCGCCCGCGGTGATCGAGGACCGCATCCGGGCGGACGCGCTGGTCGCGGAGTGCATGGTGGTCGGCGACGGGCGGCCGTTCGTCGGGGCGCTGATCACGCTCGACGAGGAGTTCCTGCCGCGCTGGGCGGAGCGGCACGGCAAGGCGGGGCGTTCGGCGGCGGAGCTCGCCGGCGACCCGGACCTGCTCGCGGCGGTCCAGCGGGCGGTGGACGGCGGCAACGCGGCGGTGTCCCGGGCGGAGTCGGTCCGGGCGTTCCGGATCCTGCCCGGCCAGTTCACCGAGGAGTCCGGGCACGTGACGCCGTCGCTGAAGCTGAAGCGCGCCGCCGTGGCGCGGGACTTCGCGAAGGACATCGAGGCGATCTACACCAGGTAG
- a CDS encoding winged helix-turn-helix transcriptional regulator, with product MKEPVDPYARGCPSRELLDRIGDKWTVLVLGELTDGLPRRFSALRDRLAGVSEKMLTQTLRHLERDGLVTRTLYPTVPPKVEYRLTPLGDTLREPLRALRQWTVDHMAEVDAARTAYDTPPPVDAARAE from the coding sequence ATGAAGGAACCCGTGGACCCCTACGCGCGGGGCTGCCCGTCGCGCGAACTGCTCGACCGCATCGGCGACAAGTGGACGGTCCTGGTCCTGGGCGAACTGACGGACGGCCTGCCCCGGCGCTTCTCGGCGCTGCGCGACCGGCTGGCCGGGGTGAGCGAGAAGATGCTCACCCAGACGCTGCGGCACCTGGAGCGCGACGGCCTGGTGACGCGCACGCTCTACCCGACCGTGCCGCCCAAGGTCGAGTACCGGCTCACCCCGCTCGGCGACACCCTGCGGGAACCGCTGCGCGCGCTCAGGCAGTGGACCGTCGACCACATGGCCGAGGTCGACGCCGCCCGCACCGCCTACGACACGCCGCCCCCGGTGGACGCCGCCAGGGCAGAGTGA
- a CDS encoding DUF5304 family protein: MSEATDRPDADAWAKASAEDIAAERARRRGHAGQEPGSAADELRRLAAAVGDVVSERLAALNNPAVQLAAQGVAAQVRSVVEPIVDPIIERNPELVDHLKSAGAELLAAYRSVVAGAESRWTAGGASDRSTAEHIDLD, encoded by the coding sequence ATGAGCGAAGCCACCGACCGCCCCGACGCCGACGCGTGGGCCAAGGCGAGCGCCGAGGACATCGCGGCCGAACGGGCCCGCCGCCGCGGCCACGCCGGCCAGGAGCCGGGCAGCGCGGCGGACGAGCTGCGCCGCCTCGCGGCGGCCGTGGGCGACGTGGTCAGCGAGCGCCTGGCCGCGCTGAACAACCCCGCGGTCCAGCTCGCGGCGCAGGGCGTCGCCGCCCAGGTGCGTTCTGTTGTCGAACCCATCGTGGATCCGATCATCGAGCGCAACCCCGAACTCGTCGACCATCTCAAGTCCGCCGGGGCCGAACTCCTGGCCGCCTACCGGTCCGTGGTGGCCGGCGCCGAGTCCCGCTGGACGGCGGGCGGGGCGTCCGACCGTTCAACCGCTGAACACATCGACCTCGACTGA
- a CDS encoding SDR family oxidoreductase has protein sequence MAIAVTGATGRLGRHTVEALLGRGVPASQIVATGRDTDKIKDLADRGVTVRRADFADSDSLEAAFAGADRLLLVSTTTPGERFANHRRAIDAAKAAGVSHVVYTSMVNADSARVILADSHRETERHLRAAGVPFTILRNGWYLDNYTSLLPLYRQNGGIPGAAGEGRVSAATIADHAEAAAAVLAADGHVGAVYELGGDEAFTLTELAARVSAATGESVVYRDLAVDAYEAVLTGGGVPQDFAEAIADADLGLARGELRTDSGDLRRLLGRPTTTLDEAIAAALAEPPHSS, from the coding sequence ATGGCCATCGCCGTCACCGGAGCCACCGGCCGCCTCGGCCGCCACACCGTCGAGGCGCTGCTGGGCCGCGGCGTCCCGGCGTCGCAGATCGTGGCCACCGGCCGCGACACCGACAAGATCAAGGACCTGGCCGACCGCGGTGTCACCGTGCGCCGCGCCGACTTCGCCGACTCCGACAGCCTGGAGGCGGCCTTCGCCGGCGCCGACAGGCTGCTGCTCGTCTCCACCACGACACCCGGCGAGCGGTTCGCCAACCACCGCCGCGCTATCGACGCCGCCAAGGCCGCCGGCGTCTCCCACGTCGTCTACACCAGCATGGTCAACGCCGACTCCGCCCGCGTGATCCTCGCGGACTCGCACCGGGAGACCGAGCGCCACCTGCGGGCCGCCGGCGTCCCGTTCACCATCCTGCGCAACGGCTGGTACCTCGACAACTACACGTCCCTGCTGCCCTTGTACCGGCAGAACGGCGGCATCCCCGGCGCTGCGGGAGAGGGCCGGGTGAGCGCCGCGACCATCGCCGACCACGCCGAGGCCGCCGCGGCCGTCCTGGCCGCCGACGGCCACGTCGGAGCGGTGTACGAGCTCGGCGGCGACGAGGCGTTCACGCTCACCGAGCTGGCGGCACGGGTGTCCGCCGCCACCGGCGAGAGCGTCGTCTACCGGGACCTGGCCGTCGACGCGTACGAGGCCGTGCTCACCGGCGGGGGCGTCCCGCAGGACTTCGCCGAGGCGATCGCCGACGCCGACCTCGGCCTGGCCCGCGGCGAACTCCGCACCGACTCCGGCGACCTCCGCCGCCTCCTCGGCCGCCCCACCACCACCCTCGACGAGGCGATCGCCGCCGCCCTCGCCGAGCCGCCCCACTCCTCCTGA
- a CDS encoding ROK family glucokinase, translating to MGLTIGVDIGGTKIAAGVVDEDGSIIETVKVPTPSTPEGVVDAIVEAVRQVSTGHQIEAVGIGAAGYVDDKRATVLFAPNINWRHEALKDKVEQRVGLPVVVENDANAAAWGEYRFGAGQGHSDVICITLGTGLGGGIIIGNKLRRGRFGVAAEFGHVRVVPDGLLCGCGSQGCWEQYASGRALVRYAKQRANATPENARTLLALGDGTPEGIEGRHISAAAREGDLVAIDSFRELARWAGAGLADLASLFDPSAFIVGGGVSDEGELVLDPIRKSFRRWLIGGEWRPHAQVLAAQLGGKAGLVGAADLARQG from the coding sequence ATGGGACTCACCATCGGCGTCGACATCGGCGGCACCAAGATCGCGGCCGGCGTGGTCGACGAGGACGGATCGATCATCGAGACCGTCAAGGTGCCGACGCCGTCGACCCCCGAGGGCGTCGTTGACGCGATCGTGGAAGCGGTACGCCAGGTCAGCACGGGTCACCAGATCGAGGCCGTGGGCATCGGCGCGGCCGGGTACGTCGACGACAAGCGCGCCACGGTGCTCTTCGCCCCCAACATCAACTGGCGCCACGAGGCGCTCAAGGACAAGGTCGAGCAGCGCGTCGGCCTGCCTGTCGTGGTGGAGAACGACGCCAACGCGGCCGCCTGGGGCGAGTACCGCTTCGGCGCCGGGCAGGGCCACTCCGACGTGATCTGCATCACGCTGGGGACGGGGCTCGGCGGCGGCATCATCATCGGCAACAAGCTGCGCCGCGGCCGGTTCGGCGTCGCCGCCGAGTTCGGGCACGTCCGCGTGGTGCCCGACGGGCTGCTGTGCGGCTGCGGCAGCCAGGGCTGCTGGGAGCAGTACGCCTCCGGCCGCGCGCTGGTCCGCTACGCCAAGCAGCGCGCCAACGCCACGCCCGAGAACGCCCGGACGCTGCTGGCCCTCGGCGACGGCACCCCCGAGGGCATCGAGGGCCGGCACATCAGCGCGGCGGCCCGCGAGGGCGACCTGGTGGCGATCGACTCCTTCCGCGAGCTGGCCCGCTGGGCCGGCGCCGGCCTCGCCGACCTCGCCTCGCTCTTCGACCCGTCGGCCTTCATCGTCGGCGGCGGCGTCTCGGACGAGGGTGAACTGGTCCTCGACCCGATCCGCAAGTCCTTCCGCCGCTGGCTGATCGGCGGCGAGTGGCGGCCGCACGCCCAGGTGCTGGCCGCGCAGCTCGGCGGCAAGGCCGGGCTGGTGGGCGCCGCGGACCTGGCCCGCCAGGGCTGA
- a CDS encoding SRPBCC family protein: MAEHTRSSITIEAAPADVMDVIADFGRYPEWTGEVKEAEVLATGANGRAEQVRLVLDAGAIKDDHTLAYEWTGSDEVRWSLVKSQMLRTLDGSYALRPVDGGTRTEVTYQLTVDVKIPMLGMIKRKAEKVIIDRALAGLKKRVESVPAGPAEPSSGPAASA, encoded by the coding sequence ATGGCGGAACACACCAGGTCGAGCATCACGATCGAGGCGGCCCCGGCCGACGTCATGGACGTCATCGCCGACTTCGGCCGCTACCCGGAGTGGACCGGCGAGGTCAAGGAGGCCGAGGTACTGGCCACCGGCGCGAACGGGCGGGCCGAGCAGGTCCGGCTGGTGCTCGACGCCGGAGCGATCAAGGACGACCACACCCTCGCCTACGAGTGGACCGGCTCCGACGAGGTGCGCTGGTCGCTGGTGAAGTCACAGATGCTGCGCACCCTCGACGGCTCCTACGCGCTGCGCCCGGTGGACGGCGGCACCCGCACCGAGGTCACCTACCAGCTCACCGTCGACGTCAAGATCCCCATGCTGGGCATGATCAAGCGCAAGGCCGAGAAGGTCATCATCGACCGCGCCCTGGCCGGCCTGAAGAAGCGGGTGGAGTCGGTGCCCGCGGGCCCCGCCGAGCCGTCCTCCGGCCCCGCCGCGTCGGCCTGA
- a CDS encoding ArsA family ATPase: MATAPVRRPVRTLLVTGDAGAGRTTVAAAFAAAAAGYGDRTLLLTADAEAVPGLDDPAAVPAVGDAPPVRAVAGLPGLAVAAIDPPGAFRAALLEAQEHTGALLTLLGAPPLDPEEVTELPGADALALLRALRRAQVLPDENGAATGWDLVVVDLPPVREAVRLLALPEQLRRYLRRLLPADRTAARALRPVLAQLAGVPMPAEWAYQAAERADRELAAVQAVVEDPATAVAVVAEPGDRAARTVRTARTGLALYGHRTAAVVANRVLPTGSDDPFLARLSAAQQDHLKTLAEHCAADGVPLLELPHLGRAPRPLAAPAELPLPVPEAEPRAVEPWTVVDRLADEGHFLWSLPLPGAGREGLDLVRRGDELVVDAGGFRRILPLPSALRRCTVRGAALRDGALQVRFTPDPDLWPR; this comes from the coding sequence GTGGCCACGGCCCCGGTGCGCAGGCCCGTCCGCACCCTCCTCGTCACCGGCGACGCCGGCGCCGGCCGCACCACCGTGGCCGCCGCGTTCGCCGCGGCCGCGGCCGGATACGGCGACCGGACCCTGCTGCTGACCGCCGACGCCGAGGCCGTCCCCGGGCTCGACGACCCGGCCGCCGTCCCCGCCGTGGGCGACGCCCCGCCGGTCCGGGCCGTGGCCGGCCTGCCCGGCCTCGCCGTCGCCGCGATCGACCCGCCGGGCGCGTTCCGGGCCGCGCTGCTGGAGGCCCAGGAGCACACCGGCGCCCTGCTGACGCTGCTCGGCGCCCCGCCGCTCGACCCGGAGGAGGTCACCGAGCTGCCCGGCGCCGACGCCCTGGCCCTGCTGCGCGCCCTGCGCCGCGCCCAGGTGCTGCCGGACGAGAACGGCGCGGCCACCGGCTGGGACCTCGTCGTCGTGGACCTGCCGCCCGTGCGGGAGGCCGTCCGGCTGCTCGCACTGCCCGAGCAGCTGCGCCGCTACCTGCGCCGGCTGCTGCCCGCCGACCGGACCGCCGCCCGCGCGCTGCGCCCGGTGCTGGCCCAGCTCGCCGGGGTGCCGATGCCCGCGGAGTGGGCGTACCAGGCCGCCGAGCGGGCCGACCGCGAACTCGCCGCCGTCCAGGCCGTGGTCGAGGACCCGGCGACCGCAGTGGCGGTCGTGGCCGAACCCGGCGACCGGGCCGCGCGGACCGTGCGCACCGCCCGCACCGGCCTCGCGCTGTACGGGCACCGCACCGCCGCGGTGGTCGCCAACCGGGTGCTGCCCACCGGTTCGGACGACCCCTTCCTGGCCCGGCTGTCGGCCGCCCAGCAGGACCACCTCAAGACGCTGGCCGAGCACTGCGCGGCCGACGGGGTGCCGCTGCTGGAGCTGCCGCACCTGGGACGGGCCCCGCGACCGCTGGCCGCGCCGGCGGAGCTCCCGCTGCCCGTCCCGGAGGCCGAACCGCGCGCCGTCGAGCCGTGGACGGTCGTGGACCGGCTGGCGGACGAGGGCCACTTCCTGTGGTCGCTGCCGCTGCCCGGGGCCGGCCGCGAGGGCCTGGACCTGGTCCGACGCGGCGACGAACTCGTCGTCGACGCGGGCGGGTTCCGCCGCATCCTGCCGCTGCCGTCGGCGCTGCGCCGCTGCACGGTGCGCGGGGCGGCGCTGCGGGACGGCGCCCTCCAGGTCCGCTTCACCCCCGACCCGGACCTCTGGCCGCGCTGA
- a CDS encoding metallophosphoesterase family protein: MRVHVVSDVHGAAEALARAGHGADALVCLGDLVLFLDYADHSRGIFPELFGVENADRMVELRTARRFDEARALDRELWAGIDRRTAVVGAVRRQYDELFTALAAAPGPVYATYGNVDMPTLWPEYARPGTTVLDGTTAEIGGLVFGFVGGGLPTPMRTPFEVSEEEYAAKVAALGRVDVLCTHIPPAVPELCYDTVARRFERGSEAVLEAIRSVQPRYSLFGHVHQPLAARTRIGRTECVNVGHFNRTREPWVLQW; this comes from the coding sequence ATGCGGGTTCATGTGGTGAGCGACGTACACGGCGCGGCCGAGGCGCTGGCCAGGGCGGGGCACGGCGCCGACGCCCTCGTCTGCCTCGGCGATCTGGTGCTCTTCCTCGACTACGCCGATCACAGCCGCGGTATCTTCCCCGAGCTGTTCGGGGTGGAGAACGCCGACCGCATGGTCGAACTGCGTACCGCCCGCCGCTTCGACGAGGCCCGCGCGCTGGACCGCGAGCTGTGGGCCGGGATCGACCGCCGCACGGCCGTCGTAGGCGCCGTACGCCGCCAGTACGACGAGCTGTTCACCGCCCTGGCCGCCGCCCCCGGACCGGTCTACGCCACCTACGGCAACGTCGACATGCCGACGCTGTGGCCGGAGTACGCCCGCCCCGGCACCACCGTGCTGGACGGCACCACCGCCGAGATCGGCGGCCTCGTCTTCGGCTTCGTCGGCGGCGGCCTGCCCACCCCGATGCGCACCCCCTTCGAGGTGTCCGAGGAGGAGTACGCGGCGAAGGTCGCCGCCCTCGGCCGTGTCGACGTGCTGTGCACGCACATCCCGCCCGCCGTCCCGGAGTTGTGCTACGACACCGTGGCCCGCCGCTTCGAGCGCGGCAGCGAGGCCGTCCTGGAGGCGATCCGCAGCGTGCAGCCGCGCTACTCCCTCTTCGGCCACGTCCACCAGCCGCTGGCCGCCCGCACCCGGATCGGCCGGACCGAATGCGTGAACGTGGGCCACTTCAACCGCACCCGCGAGCCCTGGGTGCTCCAGTGGTGA